In candidate division WOR-3 bacterium, one DNA window encodes the following:
- the gltX gene encoding glutamate--tRNA ligase: protein MRIAPSPTGALHLGLARTALYNWLFARGHNGVFILRIDDTDENRNQPEMLAPILRGLRWLGLDWDEGPDKGGPHAPYFQSERRELYQQAVDRLIAGGAAYKDYATPEEIAAEREQARAEGRTFRYSRRWMAETAADCARFEAEGRRPVVRLKMPDAGTLVVDDLIRGRVEFDLGLEQDHVIVRQDGSFLYHLTSAVDDALMGITHIIRAEEHLSNTPRQIFILQSLGYPLPKFAHLPYVAEPGSRNKLSKRKLKEYLKKPDFAELLARGEKIARRLGLDTSPELFNPVVIDFYQQTGFLAEALVNYLALLGWSYDDRTEFFTVAELVRLFSLERVVRSPASFDPNRLMAFQVHYLMALPVQERTGLVLPYLIRAGLISEPVMPEVREKVARIVEAAGDRIKVAGDILDYDYFFLPDGAMVYEERAVRKWLGDEGRRLLVRVREVLAGAEPFEPERLMRVLEDFARRENVKGMAVSQALRVAVTGRDYGFAIGDVLSICGRERVLARIDRVLGGVHF, encoded by the coding sequence GTGAGAATCGCACCGTCACCGACCGGTGCACTGCATTTGGGTCTGGCACGGACCGCACTTTACAACTGGCTTTTTGCCCGAGGGCATAACGGGGTTTTCATTCTCCGGATTGATGATACCGATGAGAACCGGAATCAGCCGGAGATGCTTGCGCCGATCCTCAGAGGTCTGCGCTGGCTCGGGCTGGACTGGGATGAGGGTCCGGACAAAGGCGGGCCGCACGCACCCTATTTTCAGTCGGAGCGGCGTGAGCTGTATCAGCAGGCGGTGGACCGGCTGATCGCCGGCGGTGCCGCATATAAGGATTACGCCACACCGGAGGAGATCGCAGCCGAGCGGGAGCAGGCACGGGCTGAGGGCAGGACCTTCCGTTACAGCCGGCGCTGGATGGCGGAGACCGCGGCTGACTGCGCCCGGTTTGAGGCTGAGGGCAGGAGACCGGTGGTGCGGTTGAAGATGCCGGATGCGGGCACGCTGGTGGTGGATGATCTGATCCGAGGACGGGTGGAGTTTGACCTGGGGCTGGAGCAGGATCATGTGATTGTGCGCCAGGATGGCAGTTTTCTCTATCATCTGACAAGTGCAGTCGATGATGCCTTGATGGGTATCACCCATATCATCCGGGCTGAGGAGCATCTTTCCAATACCCCGCGCCAGATTTTTATCCTGCAGAGTCTGGGTTATCCGCTGCCGAAGTTTGCCCATCTGCCCTATGTTGCCGAGCCGGGAAGCAGGAATAAACTGAGCAAGCGGAAGCTGAAGGAGTATCTGAAGAAGCCGGACTTTGCCGAGCTTTTGGCACGCGGGGAGAAGATCGCCCGCCGGCTCGGGCTTGATACCAGTCCGGAGCTTTTCAATCCGGTCGTGATTGACTTCTATCAGCAGACCGGGTTTCTGGCTGAGGCGCTGGTGAACTATCTGGCGCTCCTGGGCTGGTCCTATGATGACCGAACCGAGTTTTTTACTGTTGCTGAGCTGGTCCGGCTGTTTTCGCTGGAGCGGGTGGTGCGCTCGCCGGCAAGCTTTGACCCGAACCGGCTGATGGCGTTTCAGGTGCATTATCTGATGGCGCTGCCGGTGCAGGAGCGGACCGGACTGGTGCTGCCCTATCTGATCCGCGCCGGGCTGATAAGTGAGCCGGTGATGCCGGAGGTCAGGGAGAAGGTGGCGCGGATCGTGGAGGCTGCCGGTGACCGGATCAAGGTGGCGGGTGATATTCTGGATTATGACTATTTCTTCCTGCCGGATGGGGCGATGGTCTATGAGGAGCGGGCGGTCCGGAAGTGGCTGGGTGATGAAGGGCGCAGGCTGCTTGTCCGGGTCCGGGAGGTGCTTGCCGGCGCCGAGCCGTTTGAACCGGAGAGGCTGATGCGGGTGCTGGAGGATTTTGCCCGCAGGGAGAATGTCAAGGGAATGGCGGTGAGTCAGGCGCTGCGGGTGGCGGTGACCGGCCGGGATTACGGGTTTGCGATCGGGGATGTGCTTTCAATCTGCGGCCGGGAGCGAGTGCTTGCCCGGATTGACCGGGTGCTCGGTGGTGTTCATTTTTGA
- a CDS encoding TolC family protein — protein MSRLNLKSLMLLLPLICLPLWAEDTLVLDPDRAVELALKNNLQLRQSQEKILEAAAGKAVAFGSFLPQISTSGSYTRLGTLNEFQLVSPVYRRLPLRVYDPTGQLIGFTDSIPLPVGADTVSIPLGSQNNYLFRASVQQTLFTWGKLVNAYRIAGLTLEIQKAAYEQAKQQLKTQALEAFYQALLAQKSVELLRESQQQLERHVAQVERLYNEGLASRLELMRARVGLTNLANQVSQAENGAGLALLGLCNLLAIDPDTPLRLEAELDAESLPVDLSTAVDSALRHRPELVQLRQALRIADLGVRIARTANLPTLFASANYDYKKPVGFSDRWGKDWNATVGVSLPLFTGLANYHKLRQAQSRYRQAVLSVGMVEQAVRLEVEATAKSLAQEWRNIRYQEENVNLAEEAFRLAEQRYENGLLSNLEYLDIQLQLTQSRLARLSALANYQIARARFLRATGKF, from the coding sequence ATGAGCCGATTAAATTTAAAATCTCTGATGCTGTTGTTACCGCTGATCTGTCTGCCGCTTTGGGCTGAGGATACGCTGGTGCTGGACCCGGACCGGGCGGTGGAGCTGGCACTCAAAAATAACCTCCAACTCCGGCAGTCGCAGGAGAAGATTCTGGAGGCGGCAGCGGGCAAGGCGGTTGCCTTCGGCAGTTTCCTGCCCCAGATCTCCACCTCCGGCTCCTACACCCGGCTCGGCACCCTGAATGAGTTTCAGCTCGTCAGCCCGGTCTACCGGCGTCTGCCTCTGCGGGTCTATGACCCGACCGGTCAGCTCATCGGCTTTACCGACTCCATCCCCCTGCCGGTCGGTGCCGACACCGTCTCGATCCCGCTCGGCTCTCAGAACAACTACCTCTTCCGGGCTTCGGTTCAGCAGACGCTCTTCACCTGGGGCAAGCTGGTCAACGCCTACCGGATCGCCGGGCTGACCCTGGAAATCCAGAAGGCGGCATACGAGCAGGCAAAACAGCAGCTCAAGACTCAGGCGCTGGAGGCGTTCTATCAGGCGCTTCTGGCACAGAAATCGGTTGAGCTCCTGCGGGAATCGCAGCAGCAGCTGGAACGGCATGTGGCACAGGTGGAACGGCTCTATAACGAAGGTCTTGCCAGCCGGCTTGAGCTGATGCGTGCCCGGGTCGGGCTGACCAACCTTGCCAATCAGGTATCGCAGGCGGAAAACGGCGCCGGGCTGGCGTTGCTCGGGCTCTGCAATCTGCTCGCCATCGACCCGGACACACCGCTCCGGCTTGAGGCGGAGCTGGATGCGGAATCGCTGCCCGTGGACCTCAGCACCGCAGTTGACTCCGCACTCCGGCACCGGCCCGAGCTGGTCCAGCTGCGTCAGGCGCTGCGGATTGCTGATCTCGGAGTGCGCATCGCCCGCACCGCCAACCTGCCGACGCTCTTTGCGTCTGCCAATTACGACTACAAGAAACCGGTCGGGTTCAGTGACCGGTGGGGAAAGGACTGGAATGCCACGGTCGGTGTCAGCCTGCCGCTGTTTACCGGTCTTGCCAATTATCACAAGCTCCGGCAGGCGCAGTCCCGCTACCGCCAGGCGGTCTTGAGTGTCGGCATGGTGGAGCAGGCGGTCCGGCTCGAGGTGGAGGCAACCGCCAAAAGCCTGGCTCAGGAGTGGCGCAATATCCGTTATCAGGAGGAGAATGTGAACCTCGCCGAGGAGGCATTCCGGCTTGCGGAGCAGCGTTACGAAAACGGACTGCTGAGCAATCTTGAGTACCTGGACATCCAGCTCCAGCTCACCCAGAGCCGGCTTGCCCGACTCAGTGCCCTCGCCAACTATCAGATCGCCCGTGCCCGTTTTCTGCGGGCGACCGGAAAATTTTAA
- a CDS encoding efflux RND transporter periplasmic adaptor subunit codes for MRRNYLELITLTVILLILITGGCTSNRKKRAELPVGVSVITVEPRTVTRSIQLLGILQGEQQVIVTSKITGRVTEIVKLEGSPVAQDEPIGYVLNDIPGMDYKPGPVRSPIRGVVGKLYVEPGQMVTPAMPFAAVARYGERLKMKAFVSDADLPYVRRGARARVSFSAIPDTSFEGTVTQVTPMLDPQSRSATVEITIPNPRGRLIPGMAGMARLVVEEKTGVTAVPASALFTTDETRVVVIENGVARFRTVQLGLRGDEWIEILSGLNVGEKVATVGKERVADGQRVTVVEAK; via the coding sequence ATGAGGCGTAATTATCTTGAATTGATCACTCTCACCGTTATTCTGTTAATCCTGATAACCGGTGGCTGCACCAGTAACCGCAAAAAAAGGGCGGAATTACCGGTCGGTGTCAGCGTGATTACTGTTGAACCCCGGACCGTCACCCGTTCCATTCAGCTCCTCGGCATCCTGCAGGGTGAACAGCAGGTGATCGTCACCTCCAAAATCACCGGCCGGGTCACCGAAATTGTCAAGCTTGAAGGCAGTCCGGTTGCCCAGGATGAGCCGATCGGTTATGTCCTGAATGACATTCCGGGCATGGACTACAAGCCCGGACCGGTCCGCTCGCCGATCCGCGGTGTTGTCGGCAAGCTCTATGTTGAACCCGGGCAGATGGTGACACCGGCAATGCCCTTTGCCGCCGTTGCCCGCTACGGCGAGCGTCTGAAGATGAAGGCGTTTGTCAGTGATGCGGATCTGCCCTATGTCCGGCGGGGTGCCCGTGCCCGGGTCAGCTTCTCCGCAATTCCGGACACCAGTTTTGAAGGCACGGTCACTCAGGTGACACCAATGCTTGACCCGCAGAGCCGTTCGGCAACCGTGGAAATCACCATCCCCAATCCCCGCGGCAGACTGATTCCCGGTATGGCGGGAATGGCGCGGCTGGTAGTTGAGGAGAAAACCGGTGTGACCGCGGTGCCGGCATCGGCGCTGTTTACCACTGATGAAACCCGGGTGGTAGTAATTGAAAACGGTGTTGCCCGGTTCCGCACCGTCCAGCTCGGCCTGCGCGGTGATGAGTGGATTGAGATTTTGAGCGGACTGAATGTGGGCGAAAAGGTGGCAACCGTCGGCAAGGAGCGGGTGGCTGACGGGCAGCGGGTAACGGTGGTGGAGGCAAAATGA
- a CDS encoding glutamine--tRNA ligase/YqeY domain fusion protein produces the protein MSTIDEKRSGPDFIRRIINEDLASGRFKPPVVTRFPPEPNGYLHIGHAKSICLNFGIAREYGGRCHLRFDDTNPEKEEAEYVRSIMEDVRWLGFDWGEHLYYASDYFDQLYDWAKELIKKGKAYVCDLSAEEVRQYRGTLTEPGKESPYRNRSVEENLELFERMRRGEFPDGSKTLRAKIDMASPNLNLRDPVMYRIMKVPHHRTGDKWCIYPTYDWAHGQSDSIEGITHSICTLEFEDHRPLYDWFLEQLGVHHPRQVEFARLNLTYTVLSKRRLLELVQSGYVSGWDDPRMPTIAGLRRRGYTPESIRNFCEQIGVAKADTVVSIDLLEHCVREDLNRRAERRMAVLRPLRVVIENYPEGQVEELEAINNPEDHSAGTRKVPFCRELYIEQDDFREEPPPKYYRLAPGREVRLRYAYFIKCVDVIRDEQGRVRELRCVYDPATRGGDAPDGRRVKATIHWVSARHAVDAEIRLYDRLFVKPDPDDVEPGQDWKANLNPRSLEVLTGCKLEPALRDVKPGERFQFERLGYFCADLRDCQPDRLVFNRTVTLKDTWAKIEQKLKQASGGRE, from the coding sequence ATGAGCACAATTGATGAGAAGCGTTCCGGTCCGGACTTCATCCGGAGGATCATTAATGAGGATCTGGCATCGGGCAGATTCAAGCCGCCGGTGGTGACCCGGTTTCCACCCGAGCCCAACGGCTATCTGCACATCGGTCATGCCAAGTCGATCTGTCTCAATTTCGGGATCGCCCGGGAGTATGGCGGACGGTGCCATCTGCGGTTTGATGACACCAATCCGGAGAAGGAGGAGGCGGAGTATGTGCGCTCAATCATGGAGGATGTGCGCTGGCTCGGGTTTGACTGGGGTGAGCATCTTTATTACGCCTCGGACTACTTTGACCAGCTGTATGATTGGGCAAAGGAGCTGATTAAAAAGGGCAAGGCGTATGTCTGTGACCTCTCGGCTGAGGAGGTCCGGCAGTACCGGGGAACACTGACTGAGCCCGGAAAGGAGAGTCCCTACCGGAACCGGAGTGTTGAGGAGAATCTGGAGCTGTTTGAGCGGATGCGCCGGGGTGAGTTTCCGGACGGGTCAAAAACGCTGCGGGCAAAGATTGACATGGCATCACCGAATCTGAACCTGCGGGATCCGGTGATGTACCGGATCATGAAGGTGCCCCATCACCGGACTGGAGACAAGTGGTGCATCTATCCCACCTATGACTGGGCGCACGGTCAGTCGGACTCAATTGAGGGGATTACCCATTCAATCTGCACCCTGGAGTTCGAGGACCACCGGCCTTTGTATGACTGGTTTCTGGAGCAGCTCGGGGTGCACCATCCGCGCCAGGTTGAGTTTGCCCGGCTGAATCTGACCTATACCGTTCTGAGCAAGCGCCGGCTGCTTGAGCTGGTGCAGTCCGGCTATGTCTCGGGCTGGGATGACCCGCGGATGCCGACGATCGCCGGACTCAGGCGCCGCGGTTATACACCGGAGTCAATCCGGAACTTCTGCGAGCAGATCGGGGTGGCAAAGGCGGATACGGTGGTTTCAATTGACCTGCTGGAGCACTGCGTGCGCGAGGATCTGAACCGGCGTGCCGAGCGCCGGATGGCGGTGCTCAGACCGCTCAGGGTGGTGATTGAGAACTATCCGGAAGGGCAGGTGGAGGAGCTGGAGGCGATCAATAATCCTGAGGACCACTCAGCCGGGACGAGAAAGGTGCCTTTCTGCCGGGAGCTCTACATTGAGCAGGATGACTTCCGGGAGGAGCCGCCGCCCAAGTATTACCGGCTGGCACCAGGCCGGGAGGTCCGGCTGCGCTATGCCTACTTCATCAAATGTGTGGATGTGATCCGGGATGAGCAGGGCAGGGTCCGGGAGCTGCGCTGTGTCTATGATCCCGCAACCCGGGGCGGTGATGCGCCGGATGGCAGGCGGGTCAAGGCGACAATTCACTGGGTTTCTGCCCGGCATGCGGTTGATGCTGAGATCCGGCTCTATGACCGGCTGTTTGTCAAGCCGGATCCCGATGATGTTGAACCCGGGCAGGACTGGAAGGCAAACCTGAACCCCAGGTCGCTTGAGGTGCTGACCGGCTGCAAGCTTGAGCCTGCGCTCAGGGATGTCAAGCCCGGAGAGCGGTTTCAGTTTGAACGGCTGGGCTATTTCTGTGCCGATCTCCGGGACTGTCAGCCGGACCGGCTGGTGTTCAACCGGACAGTAACGCTCAAGGATACCTGGGCGAAGATTGAACAGAAACTGAAGCAGGCATCAGGAGGCAGAGAATGA
- a CDS encoding TetR/AcrR family transcriptional regulator, giving the protein MRKKNISRKEQILQAAFATVCRQGYYETRIDDVARRAGVAKGTVYLYFRDKPDLYLGIIRWLLSQALGILQEVAGQPLSARIRLSRVFQTWTERLLPYPGATELIFPEMNRERCNLNRRFREQVLPEIRRLLDGVAAIISQGIEQGEFRPVEPRLAALHFLNAFRSGLLLMSRELRISSAPAQSLDLFFHGISLKKGGK; this is encoded by the coding sequence ATGAGAAAAAAGAACATATCCCGAAAGGAGCAGATTCTGCAGGCGGCGTTTGCGACCGTCTGCCGTCAGGGCTATTATGAGACCCGGATTGATGATGTTGCCCGGCGTGCCGGCGTTGCCAAGGGCACGGTCTATCTCTATTTCCGGGACAAGCCGGATCTGTATCTGGGCATCATCCGCTGGCTGCTCAGTCAGGCGCTCGGCATCCTGCAGGAGGTCGCCGGTCAGCCGCTTTCTGCCCGCATCCGGCTCAGCCGGGTGTTTCAGACCTGGACCGAAAGACTGCTCCCCTATCCCGGTGCCACCGAGCTGATCTTCCCGGAGATGAACCGGGAGCGGTGCAATCTGAACCGCCGTTTCCGGGAGCAGGTCCTGCCCGAAATCCGGCGGCTGCTGGACGGAGTTGCGGCAATCATCAGTCAGGGGATTGAGCAGGGTGAGTTCCGGCCGGTTGAACCCCGGCTGGCAGCGCTCCACTTTCTCAACGCCTTTCGTTCCGGCTTACTGCTGATGTCCCGGGAACTGCGGATCAGCTCCGCACCCGCGCAGTCACTGGACCTGTTTTTTCATGGCATCAGTCTGAAGAAGGGAGGAAAATGA
- a CDS encoding FAD/NAD(P)-binding protein has translation MNNPYLPILMRIEKVVIENDARDLKTFDLAFVNESDRQNFQFLPGQFAFLSIPGAGEAPFGIASAPHEPLVKFTVKRVGVFTTALHELEPGATVGMRGPWGNFYPFELMQGKDVVIISGGFSFTTLRATIAHLLLPENRKNYGKITAIYGARSPGELLYKEELKEWEKRSDLELVLCVDRLDGASWPQREGLVPNVLKAVAPKGENAIALVCGPPVMLRYTHPVLEELGFAPENVFLSLENRMKCGIGKCGHCNVGPKYVCKDGPVFSYAQLLNLPPEY, from the coding sequence ATGAACAACCCCTATCTGCCAATTCTGATGCGGATTGAAAAGGTGGTCATTGAGAATGACGCCCGGGACCTCAAGACCTTTGACCTGGCGTTTGTCAACGAGTCCGACCGGCAGAACTTCCAGTTTCTGCCCGGACAGTTTGCCTTCCTCTCCATTCCCGGTGCCGGTGAGGCGCCCTTCGGCATCGCCTCAGCACCGCACGAACCGCTCGTCAAGTTCACCGTCAAGCGGGTCGGGGTCTTCACCACCGCACTCCACGAGCTGGAGCCGGGCGCAACTGTGGGTATGCGCGGACCCTGGGGCAACTTCTATCCCTTTGAGCTGATGCAGGGAAAGGATGTAGTCATCATCTCGGGCGGATTCTCCTTCACCACCCTGCGCGCCACCATTGCCCATCTGCTTCTGCCCGAAAACCGGAAAAACTACGGCAAAATCACCGCCATCTATGGCGCCCGCTCACCCGGCGAACTGCTCTACAAGGAGGAGCTGAAAGAGTGGGAAAAACGGTCCGACCTGGAGCTGGTGCTCTGTGTTGACCGGCTGGATGGCGCCTCCTGGCCCCAGCGGGAAGGGCTGGTGCCCAATGTCCTGAAGGCGGTGGCGCCGAAGGGCGAAAATGCAATTGCGCTCGTCTGCGGTCCGCCGGTGATGCTCCGATACACCCATCCAGTGCTTGAGGAACTGGGCTTTGCCCCGGAAAATGTGTTCCTGTCGCTTGAGAACCGGATGAAGTGCGGGATCGGCAAGTGCGGACACTGCAATGTCGGTCCGAAATATGTCTGCAAGGACGGGCCGGTCTTCTCCTACGCCCAGCTCCTCAACCTCCCGCCCGAATACTGA
- a CDS encoding efflux RND transporter permease subunit produces MRLTDTSIRRPVTTILVSLVLIIFGLVGVSRMPVDVFPQVTLPSVIIVTTYPGAGPLEVESEVTRLIEQRVGTISNLKDITSRSLENISIIQLQFSWGTNLDAVAADVRDRLDMAVAQLPDGASRPFVLKLDASMMPVLQIGLYGNIDPLALRDAADDLADALQRVPGVASAMVGGGTKRQLQIRIDLQKLTAAGISVDLLAQTLKAQNLNFPSGTVSADGREYLIRLIGEYQDPADVGNTLVGMKGNTPILLKDIAQVEWGAEEKTTIARYNGGSTVFVVLQRRPDANTVRVATAARKELNRLRSTLPAGVDAAVLFDSSREITRSISNVVNNLLLGGILAVMVLFLFLRRFRATAFVAFSIPLSVFFALFFMFLLGFSVNILSMAGLAIAVGMVVDNGIVVFEAIYRHRERGEAAIQAAGIGTSEVGMAITASTLTTVVVFLPLLLVRGIMQVFFRELVWAVVGALGASLIIALTLIPTLTSRYLPRVGTSSLRGIRGWSERFYARLEENYARLIGWALGHRRLVVFGSLLILLISLALLPFIGREFFPSQESQLRSYIVEMPVGSSLQSTDQAVRQLENYILQEWSADLEGVAVQLGSGTGFQAIFGGATGSHTGQLNLILKPRRQRRHSVDQIDQAIRARAAQIPGLQVRVTERSFTAMAGVTSGIEIDITGYDLATADTLTRQVLAAIESIPGIADLKSSREPGKPELQLIIDRQKAALYGLTPYQVGSALRTQIQGNAVSTFRLAGREYDILLRLPEEQRNELLDILGITINSPAGPVPLKNLVSVRTGTGPIEIERKNNQRVVKITARNVGVSSGQLASRIARALKPIPVPPGFDIRLSGSYEEMTSTFRDFGLVLVIAIILVFVVMASQFESLRDPFIIMFTLPFALIGVLWALFLTRTPISVISLLGVLILVGIVVNNGIVYIDYTNQLRRRHGLPLLDAVKEAGRVRLRPILMTSLTTIFGMLPLAFQIGEGSELWSPLGRAIVGGMLVSTFLPLVFIPVLYTIFELRSERRRQQKGESQ; encoded by the coding sequence ATGAGGCTTACTGACACTTCAATCCGCCGGCCGGTAACCACGATCCTGGTCTCGCTCGTTCTGATCATCTTCGGTCTGGTCGGCGTCTCCCGGATGCCGGTTGATGTCTTCCCGCAGGTGACCCTGCCCTCGGTGATCATCGTCACCACCTATCCGGGCGCCGGTCCGCTCGAGGTGGAATCCGAGGTCACCCGGCTGATTGAACAGCGGGTGGGCACAATCTCCAACCTCAAGGACATCACCTCCCGCTCGCTGGAAAACATCTCGATCATTCAGCTCCAGTTTTCCTGGGGTACCAATCTGGATGCAGTTGCCGCTGATGTCCGCGACCGGCTGGACATGGCGGTGGCACAGCTGCCGGATGGTGCCTCCCGGCCCTTTGTGCTCAAGCTTGACGCATCAATGATGCCGGTGCTGCAGATCGGCCTTTACGGCAACATCGACCCGCTGGCGCTCCGGGATGCAGCGGATGATCTGGCAGATGCCCTCCAGCGGGTGCCGGGAGTTGCCTCTGCAATGGTGGGCGGGGGCACCAAGCGCCAGCTCCAGATCCGGATTGACCTCCAGAAACTGACCGCTGCCGGCATCTCGGTTGACCTGCTTGCCCAGACGCTCAAGGCACAGAACCTCAACTTTCCTTCGGGCACGGTAAGTGCTGACGGCCGGGAATATCTCATCCGCCTGATTGGTGAATACCAGGACCCGGCTGATGTCGGCAACACGCTGGTCGGAATGAAGGGGAATACCCCGATCCTGCTCAAGGACATCGCTCAGGTTGAATGGGGTGCTGAGGAGAAGACCACCATTGCCCGGTATAATGGCGGGAGCACCGTATTTGTCGTGCTCCAGCGCCGGCCTGATGCCAATACCGTGCGGGTGGCAACCGCAGCCCGGAAGGAACTGAACCGGCTCCGCTCCACTCTGCCCGCGGGCGTGGATGCGGCGGTTCTCTTCGATTCCTCCCGGGAGATTACCCGCTCGATCTCCAATGTGGTCAACAACCTGCTCCTGGGCGGCATCCTGGCGGTCATGGTCCTGTTTCTCTTCCTCCGCCGGTTTCGCGCCACCGCCTTTGTCGCCTTCTCCATTCCGCTCTCGGTCTTCTTTGCTCTGTTCTTCATGTTTCTGCTCGGATTCTCGGTCAACATCCTATCGATGGCGGGACTGGCGATTGCGGTCGGTATGGTCGTGGACAACGGTATCGTTGTCTTCGAAGCGATCTACCGGCACCGGGAACGGGGCGAAGCAGCAATTCAGGCAGCCGGCATCGGCACGAGTGAAGTGGGCATGGCGATCACCGCCTCCACCCTGACAACGGTTGTGGTATTCCTTCCACTCCTGCTGGTCCGCGGAATTATGCAGGTATTCTTCCGGGAGCTGGTCTGGGCGGTAGTCGGTGCACTTGGTGCCTCACTCATCATTGCCCTCACTCTGATTCCAACGCTTACCAGCCGCTATCTGCCCAGGGTTGGCACCAGCAGCCTGCGGGGCATCCGCGGCTGGAGCGAACGGTTCTATGCCCGGCTTGAGGAAAACTATGCCCGGCTCATCGGCTGGGCGCTCGGGCACCGCCGGCTGGTGGTGTTTGGCTCGCTCCTCATTCTGCTCATTTCCCTTGCCCTCCTGCCGTTCATCGGCCGGGAGTTCTTCCCTTCTCAGGAAAGCCAGCTCCGCTCCTATATCGTGGAGATGCCGGTGGGTTCCAGCCTTCAATCAACCGATCAGGCGGTCCGGCAGCTGGAAAATTACATCCTCCAGGAATGGTCTGCAGACCTGGAAGGGGTGGCGGTCCAGCTCGGTTCCGGAACCGGATTTCAGGCGATCTTCGGCGGCGCCACCGGCTCCCACACCGGACAGCTCAACCTGATATTAAAACCCCGGCGCCAGCGGCGTCACTCGGTTGATCAGATTGACCAGGCGATCCGTGCCCGCGCTGCTCAGATCCCGGGTCTGCAGGTCCGGGTGACTGAACGCTCCTTCACCGCAATGGCGGGCGTCACGAGCGGCATTGAGATTGATATCACCGGCTACGATCTCGCAACCGCCGACACCCTGACCCGTCAGGTGCTCGCCGCCATTGAATCAATACCCGGTATCGCCGACCTCAAATCCAGCCGGGAACCGGGTAAACCGGAACTTCAGCTGATCATCGACCGGCAGAAGGCAGCACTTTACGGACTCACCCCGTATCAGGTGGGTTCTGCCCTGCGCACCCAGATTCAGGGCAATGCGGTCAGCACCTTCCGCCTTGCCGGCAGAGAGTATGACATCCTCCTCCGCCTGCCCGAGGAACAGCGCAACGAACTGCTGGACATTCTGGGAATAACCATCAACAGTCCGGCAGGTCCGGTGCCCCTGAAAAATCTGGTCTCAGTCCGGACCGGCACCGGTCCGATTGAAATTGAGCGCAAGAACAATCAGCGGGTGGTCAAGATCACCGCCCGCAATGTCGGGGTTTCATCCGGCCAGCTTGCCAGCCGGATCGCCCGCGCCCTGAAGCCGATTCCCGTACCACCCGGGTTTGACATCCGCCTCTCCGGCTCTTATGAGGAGATGACCTCAACCTTCCGCGACTTCGGCCTTGTACTCGTCATTGCCATCATCCTGGTCTTTGTGGTCATGGCATCACAGTTTGAATCGCTGCGCGATCCGTTCATCATCATGTTCACCCTGCCCTTTGCCCTGATCGGTGTGCTCTGGGCGCTGTTTCTGACCCGCACCCCGATTTCGGTGATTTCGCTCCTTGGCGTTCTCATTCTGGTCGGCATCGTGGTTAATAACGGCATCGTCTACATCGATTACACCAATCAGCTCCGGCGCCGGCACGGACTGCCGCTTCTTGATGCGGTCAAAGAAGCAGGCAGGGTCCGGCTCCGGCCGATCCTGATGACATCACTTACAACCATCTTCGGCATGCTGCCACTCGCATTTCAGATTGGTGAAGGCTCGGAGCTGTGGTCGCCGCTTGGCAGAGCGATTGTCGGCGGAATGCTGGTGTCCACCTTTCTCCCGCTCGTATTCATCCCGGTGCTCTATACGATCTTCGAACTGCGCTCGGAACGGCGCCGGCAGCAGAAGGGAGAATCGCAGTAA